CGCACGGTCGGCACGTGCACGCCCCATGACGCGTACATCATGCCGGCAACGAAGAACAGCGCCATGGACGCCGTGCGCGCGCGCTGGCGGGCCGGCAGCGGCAGCACGCGATGCGCGTCGGGCGGCGCGGCGAACGGGGACGACGATTCGGGAGAAGAGGATTCGGACACGGGAAGGCTCGTCAAGAAATGCACGGACGCACGCAGCGTCCGTCGGAATCGTCCGATTCTATCGAACCGCTTACGATCCTGCCGGGTGCTGTCCGTTCGACCGACGATCGGGCGGCCGGGCAACATCGGCCGTTCGACCGATGCGCGGCGCGCCGCGTCGGCGGGTAACATCGAAGCGCATGCGGCACGAACGATGCGCCGCCCTTCGACCGCAGGAGTCCTCTTGAACATCGATCCCGCCCTCGCGCTGCATCTGCTGCACCGTTGCGCGCTCGGCACGCTCGCTACCCATACGCGCGAACCGCAGGGTTTCCCGTACCCGACGGTCGTCCCGTTTGCACCCGATGCAAGCCATCGTCCCGTGATTCTCGTCAGCGGCCTGGCCGAGCACACGCGCAATCTCGCCGCGGATCCGCGGGCGGGCTTCCTGGTCGTCGACGCGCCGGATGGCGACGTGCTGAACGCCGAACGAGCGACGCTGCTCGGCCGGTTCGTGCCGCTCGCCGCCGATCCGCATGTCGCCGCGCGCTACCTGCGCTACGAGCCGGACGCCGCGCGTTATCTCGCACTTGGCGATTTCACGTTCTGGGCGCTCGATATCGAGCGGCTGCGCTATATCGGCGGTTTCGGGCGGATGGGCTGGGTCGACGGCACGCATCTCGACGGACTGCCGCCGCTCGCGTTCGACGACGAGCAGGCTCTGTGGAACGCCTACGATACCGGCGATGCGCGCCGCGACGGGCTCGACCTGCTCGGCGTCGATCGCCACGGCGCCGACTGGCGATACGACGGCCGTCGCGTGCGTACGCCATTCGATATGCCGTCGGCCGATATTGGCGCGCTGCGCGACCGGCTGATTGCATGCGCTAGGGATGTGACGTGACGTCGCGGGTCAGTCATTTGTGCGTTTGGCAAACCGCGTCATGTGGTTTTAGCAAAGCTGTCGTCCGATGAGAGCTTCGATTTTCCCGAATACAGGGTAATTGCGTATGTTGATAGCCCTAATAGGCAATCACTAATGTCCTAATCTCTGTACAGGGACGTAAAAATTTGAGAAAAGGCCGCGGCCGGTCAAAATGACATGCGCGAATTACAATGGGTCTCGGGATTTTCGTGAATCTCGCTTCTATCAAATCTTTTTTGTGCTAATCTCTGCCTTCGAAAATCCGAGGCACATATATTTCATGAATGGTGAGCTGGCTGCAGACCGGCGCCATTGGTCAGATAGAAAGGGAAACTATGTCTTCTTACAAGGACCTGCTGGC
The DNA window shown above is from Burkholderia cepacia and carries:
- a CDS encoding HugZ family protein; its protein translation is MNIDPALALHLLHRCALGTLATHTREPQGFPYPTVVPFAPDASHRPVILVSGLAEHTRNLAADPRAGFLVVDAPDGDVLNAERATLLGRFVPLAADPHVAARYLRYEPDAARYLALGDFTFWALDIERLRYIGGFGRMGWVDGTHLDGLPPLAFDDEQALWNAYDTGDARRDGLDLLGVDRHGADWRYDGRRVRTPFDMPSADIGALRDRLIACARDVT